In Corticium candelabrum chromosome 1, ooCorCand1.1, whole genome shotgun sequence, the genomic stretch GGTATGAGACAACGCATTGAATGGGCACACATTTtgcatttgtaatttgtaattgtatttgATGTGAATGGAGGGTCCACCGGGCCCCAGAGGTCCTCCAGGACAAACAGGAGGACGTGGAGAGAAGGTGCCATCCAATGTTTAGTGAAAATTCAATCAATATTAATGATTTGTGTTGTCACTTTATGTAAGGGGGAGCGAGGAGTGGAGGGTCCAAGAGGTTTGGCTGGATTAGATGGCATTCCGGTATTGTTATGTCAATTTAATGTATATCTTGTTGATGGACTGTGTGTTGGTTGTACAGGGTGCTGCAGGTCCCATCGGACCCGTAGGATCACGTGGACCATTAGGAGTGAAGGTCGCATATTGATTGGTGTGGTTAAGATGTAAGATTTGATGTGAGTTTGCTACCATATTAGGGTGATCGTGGATTACCCGGAGCAAAGGGAGAAGCCGGACCACAAGGTCGTCCCGGTCCAGAAGTGAATGAgatttgcatgttgtgattgttggtgtcatttttgtatttgagtgtgtgttagATGAGTGAAGATGTGTTGAAACGCTATTTTTCTCCAGTCAAGGGACTGGCAGAGAGGGTAGGGATGGTTATTGTATGGTGAGATGGTGTTTGTAGTGCATGTAGAGCATGTGCTCGTTTGGTAGATGAAACAACTGGAGGATTGGAAAGAAGaggtagacaagcaaagagaggTGAAGTGAGTAGTGTTGTGTGGGACTGATTGTTGATGGTAGTTGCAGTGGACAAAGAATATGAGTAGAGTGACTTTTGCAGCACATCTTGTAGGATCGTACGACTCTAGTTGGCTTACTATATCAGGtgagtgtgttttgttgttgtatgttgttgtgtgttgtttattatgttgtgtatattgatgtactacatgttgttgtgttgaggtGTGATAACCTactggcaaacaagcagtccaTCATTCTTACTGGGTGCCATCACATACAGCAATGGAGCTCTTGCAATTCCATCTGATGgtgtttactatatttatacacATCTCTACTTAGAAGGCAGAAGTGGCAATTACATTTCTCCTTACATCAGAGTAAACGGCAATCGTGTTTTGTCCATTACAAGCTATCATCAGCATAGTAAATACAAATCCAAGCACGCTGGTCTACTTCAGCAGCTGAAAAAAGGTGATAGCGTTGACATTTATGGTGGAGGATATCAACACTACATGGCCTCTACTAATTCAGTTTTTGGCATTTTTAAGATCGACTAGAAGCATGTtgttgagaatgagaatgtcacttaattaagtgataagtgtgagtgtcaaacgactctccatgtgatcatgtttaatagtaattgtagttgtgactgtgtatgttggactgtagtgtgaccattcaaccctaatttttgtttgtttcatttctgtttagttCCATTTCTATATTATTAGCAATAAATGTTCATTGAATCCTATTGTCAGGCCATGACCCAACTGGTTTTCTATACAGCCAACATGCTGTCCACAATACGAAAGTTCTTTACGACCAGTGAAGTTCGAAGTTATGCATGCAGGAGTTGCATAGTATCCAATAGTTTACAGAGAGACAAGAGCTGCGCGTTGACACTGTTGTCTCAACATAATCGATATACTCTCTTGGAGATCCTTTGTCACATCTCTGCTGGTGCAAATGTTTGTCATTGACCACGCCctactaacgcgcgttaggccagACCGGTTTTCGATTCGTTTCTATGGCCCTGAAAACAGAAACTGAAAGATGAACTACTTGCTCAATCTAAGTTGAACTCAAATACCTGCATACTTTACTAAATGTGTCAGAATGTATACCTACAGTGTAGATATATGTTTACGAAGGCTTAGTAGTCGTACTGTACGTATTTAGATATTCATACCTAGGCATCTACTTCGTGTTTTATCCAGGTTCCTTCTAACATCTCCTGACAACGTACAGATTCCACATTTATTTAATACACAATTTTTACAAGAGCATCGCTTGTAATATTTGTTGACGAAGGCAAAAAAGCCATATACCACGCTAATCATATGATAACCTATACCtacagtatgtacatactAGCTTACTTGCCTTTTCATTGCTGAGCATAGCGCATACAGCACTAACTCCTGGTTGTTGCAATATGCACTACAATTGCTCATTtcaacatcacaaaatgtaaatataaatGTTACAGCTACTGATCACACAAGTCTAGATACagaataaattagtaatcaaaACATCAATATTACCATCCTTGTACTGGCACTAAGTCGTGTTTTCTTGGTTCTGCAGTCAACACTGCACCTGATTGAGTGAGCGCAAAGTCGTAGTCCCTCAGTCTTTCCAATGCTTCTGCAACCTTTCGTCCAGATTTTCTGTGGTAATATAGTCTTCTTCATCCTACAAAGCCAAGACAATAAATAACGAAAACTTAATGCtgagtggtggtggtggtgtgtgtgtgtgtgcgcgcgcacgcacgtgtgtgtgtatgtgtgttgtatcAGGATGCCGATGGGtgatgtacactgtacactgtgGTAGTCTGCTACTGGCTATGCCCGCGTAACgtagtattaatatcaaccccTTACATCTCCCCTTgattaaaacaaaaaaaaactaaaaaactGTCCTGTTTATGGCTTGGCAATCTCCTTCCGTCAATCACTGGCAACTCTTATCTAGGAGTCATTAACTACAACCTGTATTGTTTTAGCTAGAGTTATCTATCTAGGTGGTGTAATCGTCCAAATACTTGGGGGCTTCACCATTCGACCGCTCCGCGTGGTATGACACGACGACTGGCCGGCTGATTGTTTCCTTGTAGCTGTGGATTCTGCATTTCGTTGTTCTGAGACTTGAGTCTGGAGAGGGTGTTTTTCCGTAGTGACTTCGTGGGATCGCCTCAGATGTCGACGATTGCGAATTTATGTTCCACCTGTATCTCCATCCGCTTTGACCTGATACGATCTTATGCCCACCTCCTTTTGGACGGTGCCTTTCTGCCATGTGGACGATGAGGGACGTGGTTGGATACGGACAATGTCTCCAGGCTGCAGAGGAAGAAGGTCTGTGGCGTCCTGGTTATAATAACGGGCTTGCTGAGCTTTGTGGTGTGCTCGCTGGGCCGATTCGCCCGGACATTCACGGGGGACAAGTAGAGATTCCGACATAGGCAACAGAGTTTTAGTGCGCCGGTTCATGAGACGTTGTGCCGGACTGGTCGCGAACCCTTGGCTGGGAGTA encodes the following:
- the LOC134182380 gene encoding collectin-12-like → MYGPVRKQGAAGISGEVGAEGAVGPPGKQGVQGVMGRAGRLGPQGPPGKSGMMGPPGPRGPPGQTGGRGEKGERGVEGPRGLAGLDGIPGAAGPIGPVGSRGPLGVKGDRGLPGAKGEAGPQGRPGPEMSEDVLKRYFSPVKGLAERMKQLEDWKEEWTKNMSRVTFAAHLVGSYDSSWLTISGVITYWQTSSPSFLLGAITYSNGALAIPSDGVYYIYTHLYLEGRSGNYISPYIRVNGNRVLSITSYHQHSKYKSKHAGLLQQLKKGDSVDIYGGGYQHYMASTNSVFGIFKID